GGAACTGGAAGAAGTACTGTCCAAAGAACAAATGGAGATTTTTGAAAATGAGATAGAACCGGAGATGCGGAAACAAATGAAAAGGCAAAGGGGGAGTTAATGGAATGAAGAAGCTGATAAAAATAGTTCTGGGCATTGGGATCATGGCTTTAGGGGTTTTTGTGTTTGTCCTAATGGGCAAGAAGGAAACAGCATTGGAACCGCCAAAAAAGAGCGGCCCGCCATTGATAGCTACCGCTTTGGCAGAACCCAAATCCATTTCGTACAGTATAGAAGTGACGGGAACGGTAAATGCCAAACACAAAGTTGAGGTATATAGTGAGGTCCAAGGGGTTCTATTGGCCGGTAAAACCCCATTCAAGGAAGGAAATACATTTTATGGAAACGAAACATTACTGCAACTGGACGACCGGGAATATCGGGCCCAACTTTTATCCAACAAAAGTAGTCTGGTAAGTCAGATAGCGGCCATGTTGCCCGATATGGAAATGGAATTTCCCGAAGCATCCAAAAAGTGGGAGCACTACCTCAAGACTTTTGAAATGGATGGTCCATTGGAAGTTTTGCCGGATACCTCATCCGATCTCGAAAAATTCTTTTTAATGGGCAAGGGGGTTTTCCAGACGTATTACAATGTAAAAAATCAACAGGAACGCGCTTTAAAATACACGATTAAAGCACCATTTACGGGAACGGTGACCGAATCCAATGTCAATCCCGGGACTTTGGTGCGCAGCGGCCAAAAATTGGGGGAATTCATTGACCCTTCGGTCTTCGAGTTAAAATTGGCCATACCGGCAACGGCCAATAGGTACATCAAAGTAGGTAAAAAAGTAAAGTTGTCAACCCTGGATGATGATCAGGAGTTTATGGGGGAGCTCAGTCGCATAAATGATAAAGTGGACCAGGGTACCCAGACCGTTGGTGCCATTGTTGAAGTGTCGCACAAGGATTTGAAGGACGGCCAGTATCTATCGGCCACAATTAAAGGGACGGAGATCAAGGACGTGATACGGATAAAAGGGAACCTCATATTGGAAAATGACTACGTCTATATTATTAAGGACAGCGCATTGGCGCTTCAAAAAGTGAGGCCTGTAAATTATTATCGGGACAGTGTGGTGGTCAAGGGATTAAGCAACCATATGATCGTATTGGACGAGGTGTTGGCCAACGCATATCCCGGAATGAAGGTGAATTATTAAAACGGTTTGATGAAAAGGTTCATAGGCTATTTTATCAAATACCCTGTTGCGGTAAACATTTTTATCATGGGCTTTTTGATATTTGGATTTTTGGGATATCAAAAGATGAATTCCTCATTCTTCCCATTGGCGGACGCCAGGACCATCCAAATAACGGTTGCTTATCCAGGGGCCTCTCCCGAGGAAGTGGAGGAAGGTATAGTGGAAAAAATAGAACGAAACCTCAAAGGAATATCCGGGATCGATCGGGTCAGTTCGGTTTCCCAGGAAAATAGCGCCTCGATCATCATAGAAACGTTGTCGGATTTTGACATTAATGTCATCCTGGATGAAGTAAAAAATGCGGTTGATAGAATCCCCTCTTTCCCCAAGACCATTGAGCCGCCGGTCATAGAGTCCGTATTGCCTACCCGGCCCGCAATCTCATTTATTGTTACCGGGGACGATATTCCCCTTCGTATTTTAAAGAAGTATGCCCAGGAAATTGAAGATGATCTATTGCGAATGGAGGGCATTTCCCAGGTTACCCTAAATGGATTTCCAGAAGAGGAAATAGAAGTGGCCATTGCCGAGGATAAAATGAGGGGATATGACCTAACTTTTGAAGAAGTGGCCCAATCCGTTGCAGAAGCAAATATTATACTGTCCGGGGGCGCCATTAAGACCATTGATGAAGAGTTTTTAATACGTGCGGACAATAAAGGGTATATCGCGAGCGAATTACAGGACATTGTTGTCAAGTCCACCATTGCGGGAAGCAAAGTCTATCTCAAGGATATTGCCTCCCTTAAGGATTCCTTTGATGAAAACCCGAATGCGATTTTTTATAATGGGGAACAAGCCATTCAAATTGACTTAAAAAACACAAACTCGGAAGACCTTATCGGCAGTGTTGCGGCCGTAAAGGAATACATAGCCGATTTTAACTTACAACATGACAATATTCGATTAAAGGAAACCTTCAACACGGCGGATTTGGTACAGGACAGGATTTCGCTATTGCTGGAAAATGCTTTGGTAGGGATGCTTTTGGTCCTTATCATTCTGTCTTTCTTTTTAAGGCCCACGGTTGCTTTTTGGGTGGCCTTTGGATTACCTATTTCCTTCTTCGGGATGTTTATCCTATTGCCAAACTATGGGGTGACCCTTAACATGCTATCCATGTTTGGGATGATACTGGTCATTGGGATTCTGGTGGATGACGGTATTGTGATCGCTGAAAACATTTATAGCCGGGCGGAGCAAGGGGATTCCCCAATTAAAGCGGCCGTTACGGGAACCATAGAGGTGTTAAAGCCTATTCTATCGGCCATAGCCACTACAATTCTGGCCTTTTCCATTTTCTTCTTCCTGGATGGTCAAATTGGCGACTTTTTTGAGGACATTGCCTTGGTCATCACCCTTACCCTTCTCGTTTCCTTAATAGAGGCCTTACTCATATTGCCCTCACACCTGGCCCATTCCAGGGATTTGAAGGACATCAATAAATTGAGCAGGTTCAATACCTACGGGGAGCGGTTTATGGACTATTTAAGGGACAGGATATATAGTCCCCTTTATAAAAAAACCCTCCAGAACAAATTTCTTTCTTTTTCCATTTTACTTTTTCTATTTCTCGTCACGCTTGGTGCAATATCAAGTGGTATCATCAAGCTAACATTCTTTCCTACCAATGCCAGTGACCAAATAGTTGCCTCCATTGATACCCCAAAGGGCACCAGTGAGCGGATTACGGATTCCCTTGCCTCTTTTGTGGAGGATAAAGTTTGGAAAGTCAATAGGGACCTGGGCCCCAATGAAGTAGGGGACTCCCATATCACTGGAACCATTAAGCGACTGGGTCCCACCGGTTCTTCCAGTAGTATCACGGTTAACCTTTCCCCAAGTGAAACCCGCTCCATTTCGTCGGTACAAATAACCGATAGGATACGTGAAGCGGTGGGCAACCAGGCAATGGTAGAAAAAATGACCTTTAATTCCGGGGCCAATGTTGGCGGCGCTCCCATTTCAGTTTCGTTGCAGGGCACGGATATCGAAAAAATCAATGGCGCCAAGGAAATGGTCTTTATGGAACTCAAGAAGAATCCGAACGTAAAGGATATTACGGATTCCAGTCCAAAGGGAATAAAGGAGATCAACCTGAAACTAAAGGAGAATGCGCAATTACTGGGCCTAAGCTATTCCAGTCTTATGGGGCAGGTCCGGAACGCTTTTTATGGAAACGAGGTACAACGGGTACAACGTGGTCAGGACGAAGTTAAAATTTGGGTACGCTACCAAAAGGAAAACCGTTCAACGATCAATGATATCAGTACCATTGAAATAAAGACCGCCAAGGGAAGGGTACCCCTATCACAGGTGGCTACCTATACCATAGAACGGGGAGAAACGGCCATCAATCATTTGGACGGTCTTAGGGAAGTTACCATTGAGGCGGATATCGCAAATCCTAAGGTGAGCACCACCGAAATAATGCAAGACCTCAGCACCAGGGTGGCCAAAGGGATTACCTCCAAATATCCCGAAGTGACCCTATCCACGGAAGGACAAAATAGGGAAGCAACAAAAATTACCGATTCCGTAGCGGCCGTTTTTCCGGGGATACTCTTCCTAATTTATGTGGTCATTGTCTTTGCCTTTAGAAGTTTTAGCCAGCCCTTTGTCCTTTTGGCCCTTGTGCCCTTTTCCCTGATTGGTGTGGCTTGGGGGCACTATTTGCATGGATTTTCGATGAGCATCCTTTCGTATCTGGGCATTATTGGACTTATAGGAATAGTGGTCAATGATGGTCTGGTATTT
The sequence above is a segment of the Muricauda sp. SCSIO 64092 genome. Coding sequences within it:
- a CDS encoding efflux RND transporter permease subunit, with the translated sequence MKRFIGYFIKYPVAVNIFIMGFLIFGFLGYQKMNSSFFPLADARTIQITVAYPGASPEEVEEGIVEKIERNLKGISGIDRVSSVSQENSASIIIETLSDFDINVILDEVKNAVDRIPSFPKTIEPPVIESVLPTRPAISFIVTGDDIPLRILKKYAQEIEDDLLRMEGISQVTLNGFPEEEIEVAIAEDKMRGYDLTFEEVAQSVAEANIILSGGAIKTIDEEFLIRADNKGYIASELQDIVVKSTIAGSKVYLKDIASLKDSFDENPNAIFYNGEQAIQIDLKNTNSEDLIGSVAAVKEYIADFNLQHDNIRLKETFNTADLVQDRISLLLENALVGMLLVLIILSFFLRPTVAFWVAFGLPISFFGMFILLPNYGVTLNMLSMFGMILVIGILVDDGIVIAENIYSRAEQGDSPIKAAVTGTIEVLKPILSAIATTILAFSIFFFLDGQIGDFFEDIALVITLTLLVSLIEALLILPSHLAHSRDLKDINKLSRFNTYGERFMDYLRDRIYSPLYKKTLQNKFLSFSILLFLFLVTLGAISSGIIKLTFFPTNASDQIVASIDTPKGTSERITDSLASFVEDKVWKVNRDLGPNEVGDSHITGTIKRLGPTGSSSSITVNLSPSETRSISSVQITDRIREAVGNQAMVEKMTFNSGANVGGAPISVSLQGTDIEKINGAKEMVFMELKKNPNVKDITDSSPKGIKEINLKLKENAQLLGLSYSSLMGQVRNAFYGNEVQRVQRGQDEVKIWVRYQKENRSTINDISTIEIKTAKGRVPLSQVATYTIERGETAINHLDGLREVTIEADIANPKVSTTEIMQDLSTRVAKGITSKYPEVTLSTEGQNREATKITDSVAAVFPGILFLIYVVIVFAFRSFSQPFVLLALVPFSLIGVAWGHYLHGFSMSILSYLGIIGLIGIVVNDGLVFTNKFNSFLKAGLPFNEALYETGRARFRAIFLTSITTIAGLAPLMLERSLQAQFLIPMAISIAYGIAVATVLTLFLLPIFLSTVNGLKVSLKQLTTGKKPTREEVERAIKELKVENVEV
- a CDS encoding efflux RND transporter periplasmic adaptor subunit, with the translated sequence MKKLIKIVLGIGIMALGVFVFVLMGKKETALEPPKKSGPPLIATALAEPKSISYSIEVTGTVNAKHKVEVYSEVQGVLLAGKTPFKEGNTFYGNETLLQLDDREYRAQLLSNKSSLVSQIAAMLPDMEMEFPEASKKWEHYLKTFEMDGPLEVLPDTSSDLEKFFLMGKGVFQTYYNVKNQQERALKYTIKAPFTGTVTESNVNPGTLVRSGQKLGEFIDPSVFELKLAIPATANRYIKVGKKVKLSTLDDDQEFMGELSRINDKVDQGTQTVGAIVEVSHKDLKDGQYLSATIKGTEIKDVIRIKGNLILENDYVYIIKDSALALQKVRPVNYYRDSVVVKGLSNHMIVLDEVLANAYPGMKVNY